One part of the Lysobacterales bacterium genome encodes these proteins:
- a CDS encoding TonB-dependent receptor: MRPSNNELYKAIRAGLAVGVVGLVGVTGAAVAQDARTLDRVEVVGSRIKRVEAETSQPIFQVSQEEIRATGLTSIGDVIQNLTANGAALGTTFNNGGDGSSRVSLRNLGTARTLVLVNGRRWVGTGTGGNVDLNSIPTAAVESVQILKDGASAIYGSDAIAGVVDIRLKSNYVGAEMSAQIGEFTDGDGRRSKYDFIIGFDGDRGNVMMGAGYVKEEAVMAGDRAISRVPAFGLPAEDTSFAGASGIRPAPRLFIPGVGQLSLIPGRPGSSPDDYRPFNAATDGYNFAPENYLQTPQERVSFFMDGRYQVIDGVEFYTQATFNERKSEQLLAAFPLSGGVFNSNPNFGRIVIPATNVYNPFGVAITGFGRRVTDVGGRSFNQDVDTYNFIGGFQGDFMVGDRFFGWDVGYQYAKSERRDQTFGLQTSLNVERALGPSFIDAQGVARCGTPTAVIAGCVPLNIFGPLGTITPEMGRYINYIEQANRDNTLTNYWANISGDLFEIVDARPVAFAAGYEYRRDFANDIPDSFTNAGLGSGNARTPTSGGFSVDEFYVELNAPLLADLPFAYLLEARAAARYSDYSNFGDTLNTSFGLKWQPIEDLAIRGNYAEGFRAPSVNNLFQGLSDSFPTVLDPCSEPRFSQQPAEVQARCIADGVTPGYTQLSSQIRITVGGNPFLQPEVAKTKTLGLVYSPGFLNGFDITLDWYNIEIEDGIATQGGNFIIQSCYTGATQAVRDFYCPRVQRAPGGVVTDILATPLNFAGFEVEGWDLTLRYNIDTDWGRFGIVSDTTYTTKWFQKILNVNTGNVDVTQRAGRELGNDAYHRVRSNLNVNWALGDWGINWGARYFHHADEPCFFDGIEAALGVPNPCTNPADRSPLFPQGRNRQASTTYHDVRFTWNTPWDGQIGLGINNVFEKDPPVSYEAFANSFNAAQHEVPGRFWYVQYNQRF, encoded by the coding sequence ATGAGACCTAGCAATAACGAGCTGTACAAGGCGATCCGTGCCGGCCTCGCGGTCGGTGTGGTCGGCCTCGTCGGCGTCACCGGCGCCGCAGTCGCGCAGGACGCCCGCACCCTGGACCGTGTCGAGGTCGTCGGTTCGCGCATCAAGCGCGTCGAGGCGGAGACCAGCCAGCCGATCTTCCAGGTCAGCCAGGAAGAGATCCGGGCCACCGGCCTGACCTCGATCGGTGACGTGATCCAGAACCTCACCGCCAACGGCGCGGCCCTGGGCACCACCTTCAACAACGGCGGCGACGGCTCCTCGCGCGTCTCGCTGCGCAACCTCGGCACCGCCCGCACCCTGGTGCTGGTGAACGGCCGTCGCTGGGTCGGCACCGGTACCGGCGGCAACGTCGACCTGAACTCGATCCCGACCGCAGCGGTCGAGTCGGTCCAGATCCTGAAGGACGGCGCCTCGGCGATCTACGGCTCCGACGCCATCGCCGGCGTGGTCGACATCCGCCTGAAGTCCAACTACGTCGGTGCCGAGATGTCGGCGCAGATCGGCGAGTTCACCGACGGTGACGGCCGTCGCTCCAAGTACGACTTCATCATCGGCTTCGACGGCGATCGCGGCAACGTGATGATGGGTGCCGGCTACGTCAAGGAAGAGGCGGTCATGGCCGGCGATCGTGCGATCTCGCGCGTGCCCGCCTTCGGCCTGCCGGCCGAGGACACCAGCTTCGCCGGCGCCTCGGGCATCCGCCCGGCCCCGCGTCTGTTCATTCCGGGCGTCGGTCAGCTCAGCCTGATCCCGGGCCGTCCGGGCAGCTCGCCGGATGACTACCGTCCGTTCAACGCCGCCACCGACGGTTACAACTTCGCCCCGGAGAACTACCTGCAGACCCCGCAGGAGCGCGTCTCGTTCTTCATGGACGGTCGCTACCAGGTCATCGACGGCGTCGAGTTCTACACCCAGGCCACCTTCAACGAGCGCAAGTCCGAGCAGCTGCTCGCCGCGTTCCCGCTGTCGGGCGGCGTGTTCAACTCGAACCCGAACTTCGGCCGCATCGTCATCCCGGCCACCAACGTCTACAACCCGTTCGGCGTGGCCATCACCGGCTTCGGCCGGCGCGTCACCGACGTGGGCGGTCGCTCGTTCAACCAGGACGTCGACACCTACAACTTCATCGGTGGCTTCCAGGGCGACTTCATGGTCGGCGACCGTTTCTTCGGTTGGGACGTCGGCTACCAGTACGCCAAGTCCGAGCGTCGTGACCAGACCTTCGGCCTGCAGACCTCGCTGAACGTCGAGCGCGCGCTGGGCCCGTCGTTCATCGACGCCCAGGGCGTGGCGCGCTGCGGCACCCCGACCGCCGTCATCGCCGGTTGCGTGCCGCTGAACATCTTCGGGCCGCTGGGCACCATCACCCCGGAGATGGGCCGCTACATCAACTACATCGAGCAGGCCAACCGCGACAACACGCTGACCAACTACTGGGCCAACATCTCGGGCGACCTGTTCGAGATCGTCGACGCCCGGCCGGTCGCGTTCGCCGCCGGTTACGAGTATCGCCGCGACTTCGCGAACGACATCCCCGACTCGTTCACCAACGCCGGCCTGGGCTCGGGCAACGCCCGCACCCCGACCAGCGGTGGCTTCAGCGTCGACGAGTTCTACGTCGAGCTGAACGCGCCGCTGCTGGCCGACCTGCCGTTCGCGTACCTGCTGGAGGCCCGTGCCGCAGCCCGTTACTCGGACTACAGCAACTTCGGCGACACGCTGAACACCTCGTTCGGCCTGAAGTGGCAGCCGATCGAGGACTTGGCCATCCGCGGCAACTACGCCGAGGGCTTCCGGGCGCCGAGCGTCAACAACCTGTTCCAGGGTCTGTCCGACAGCTTCCCGACCGTGCTCGACCCGTGCTCGGAGCCGCGCTTCAGCCAGCAGCCGGCGGAAGTCCAGGCCCGCTGTATCGCTGACGGCGTGACCCCGGGTTACACCCAGCTCAGCTCGCAGATCCGCATCACCGTGGGCGGCAACCCGTTCCTGCAGCCGGAAGTGGCCAAGACCAAGACCCTGGGTCTGGTGTACAGCCCGGGCTTCCTGAACGGCTTCGACATCACCCTCGACTGGTACAACATCGAGATCGAGGACGGCATCGCCACGCAGGGCGGCAACTTCATCATCCAGTCCTGCTACACCGGCGCCACCCAGGCCGTCCGTGACTTCTACTGCCCGCGCGTCCAGCGCGCTCCGGGCGGCGTGGTCACCGACATCCTGGCGACCCCGCTGAACTTCGCGGGCTTCGAGGTCGAGGGCTGGGATCTGACTCTGCGCTACAACATCGACACCGACTGGGGCCGCTTCGGCATCGTCTCGGATACCACTTACACCACCAAGTGGTTCCAGAAGATCCTGAACGTCAACACCGGCAACGTCGACGTCACCCAGCGCGCCGGTCGCGAGCTGGGCAACGACGCCTACCACCGCGTGCGTTCCAACCTCAACGTCAACTGGGCGCTGGGCGACTGGGGCATCAACTGGGGTGCGCGTTACTTCCACCACGCCGATGAGCCGTGCTTCTTCGACGGCATCGAGGCGGCGCTGGGCGTGCCGAATCCCTGCACCAACCCGGCCGACCGCAGCCCGCTGTTCCCGCAGGGCCGCAACCGCCAGGCGAGCACCACCTACCACGACGTCCGGTTCACCTGGAACACGCCGTGGGACGGTCAGATCGGCCTGGGCATCAACAACGTGTTCGAGAAGGATCCGCCGGTTTCGTACGAGGCGTTCGCCAACTCGTTCAACGCTGCCCAGCACGAGGTTCCGGGTCGCTTCTGGTACGTGCAGTACAACCAGCGCTTCTG